A single region of the Thermoflexus sp. genome encodes:
- a CDS encoding ubiquinol-cytochrome c reductase iron-sulfur subunit, with protein sequence MAEAQAIPTAAAPGITRREFLTYVWAASMALFMAELGGLSVLFALPRFKVGEFGGIFPFGRAGDVLPKVGEGPEEFPEAKIWLVHTEKGILAIYKVCTHLGCLYKWVPSNFRFECPCHGSKFQLDGTYIEGPAPRNLDRFVIYLKDASGRVVAQTDPEGNPLPVPDPNLIIEVDTGRKILGKPAEKKRA encoded by the coding sequence ATGGCGGAGGCACAGGCGATTCCGACAGCGGCGGCGCCGGGCATCACCCGGCGGGAGTTTCTCACCTATGTCTGGGCGGCCTCCATGGCCCTCTTCATGGCGGAGCTGGGCGGTTTAAGCGTGCTCTTCGCCCTTCCCCGCTTCAAAGTGGGGGAGTTCGGCGGGATCTTTCCCTTCGGGCGGGCCGGGGATGTGCTGCCCAAGGTCGGCGAGGGCCCGGAGGAATTCCCGGAGGCCAAGATCTGGCTGGTCCATACGGAGAAAGGGATCCTGGCCATCTATAAAGTGTGCACCCATCTGGGTTGCCTCTACAAGTGGGTCCCCAGCAACTTCCGCTTCGAGTGCCCGTGCCACGGCTCCAAGTTCCAGCTGGACGGGACCTACATTGAGGGGCCGGCCCCACGGAACCTGGATCGCTTTGTGATTTACCTGAAGGATGCCAGCGGGCGCGTTGTGGCCCAAACGGATCCGGAGGGGAACCCGTTGCCGGTTCCCGATCCGAATCTGATCATCGAGGTGGATACTGGGCGGAAGATCCTGGGCAAGCCGGCGGAGAAGAAGCGGGCTTAA
- the truD gene encoding tRNA pseudouridine(13) synthase TruD: protein MTQRVGRKERFGPPGGASPSSAETGVRWKVRPEDFQVEELVDLPLRPGGPYVLYRVRKQGRTTLEVQAELAARLGVPQRAVIFPALKDREAVAVQMAAVRGRGPDRIQGHGFEAVRIGEADRPLRPWDLRGNRFVVRLRELDDLEIERLPAAVAALAIRGFPNYFDDQRFGSWSPEAGFIGRPLLLGQAEEVLWIYLTVPMAGDPPGVRAFKAEARAWWGNWAAMQERAPRPSNYRSVLTFLKDHPTDWRRAVRRIPARLRALWVDAYRAWIWNRALRWAWISLPHLEVEIRGERFPAPLEPPQDMEMILELPHRRARYESPWSEAMAAALAEEGLTLSHFRKGALLEDAPPPTRRPAWCRPRVLYLQDLQPDRREATLVFELPPGSYGTLLLKALAAWAQSAEDRILRPSGS from the coding sequence GTGACCCAAAGGGTGGGGAGGAAGGAGCGGTTTGGGCCTCCCGGTGGCGCAAGCCCTTCGTCTGCGGAAACAGGCGTGCGCTGGAAAGTCCGCCCCGAAGATTTTCAGGTTGAAGAGCTTGTGGATCTCCCCCTTCGGCCTGGGGGTCCATATGTCCTGTATCGGGTGCGCAAGCAGGGGCGCACCACGCTGGAGGTCCAGGCGGAGCTGGCCGCGCGGTTGGGCGTCCCCCAGCGGGCGGTGATCTTTCCGGCTTTGAAGGATCGAGAGGCCGTCGCGGTTCAGATGGCCGCCGTGCGGGGCCGGGGGCCGGACCGGATTCAGGGCCATGGCTTCGAAGCCGTCCGTATTGGTGAGGCGGATCGCCCATTGCGTCCCTGGGATCTGCGGGGGAACCGGTTTGTGGTGCGGCTCCGGGAGCTGGACGATCTCGAGATCGAGCGGCTGCCGGCGGCGGTGGCCGCCCTGGCGATCCGTGGTTTTCCCAATTATTTCGATGATCAACGCTTCGGATCATGGAGCCCAGAGGCGGGCTTTATCGGCCGGCCGCTCCTCCTGGGCCAGGCGGAGGAGGTCCTCTGGATCTATCTGACCGTGCCGATGGCGGGCGATCCGCCAGGGGTGCGGGCTTTCAAAGCCGAAGCCCGGGCCTGGTGGGGGAACTGGGCGGCGATGCAGGAACGAGCGCCCCGCCCATCCAATTATCGAAGCGTGCTCACCTTTCTCAAGGATCATCCGACGGACTGGCGGAGAGCGGTGCGACGCATCCCCGCGCGCCTCCGGGCCTTATGGGTGGACGCCTATCGGGCCTGGATCTGGAACCGGGCCCTCCGATGGGCGTGGATATCGCTTCCCCACTTGGAGGTGGAGATCCGGGGAGAGCGATTCCCGGCGCCCCTGGAACCACCCCAGGATATGGAGATGATCTTGGAATTGCCCCATCGGCGGGCCCGGTATGAATCCCCATGGTCCGAGGCGATGGCCGCGGCCCTGGCGGAGGAAGGGCTAACCCTCTCCCATTTCCGGAAGGGGGCGCTGCTGGAGGACGCGCCCCCGCCGACCCGACGGCCTGCCTGGTGCCGGCCGCGGGTTCTCTATCTTCAGGATCTCCAACCGGACAGACGCGAAGCCACCCTGGTTTTTGAGTTGCCCCCTGGAAGTTACGGAACGCTGCTGTTGAAAGCGCTGGCAGCATGGGCCCAGAGCGCCGAAGACCGCATCCTTCGCCCCTCGGGTTCATAA
- the gntE gene encoding guanitoxin biosynthesis PLP-dependent transaminase GntE, whose product MRHWPKTRERFRRAKEVMPWGVTSNFRYWGDDQTIVVSRGEGPYIYDLDGNRYIDYRLGYGPVILGHGHPGVVERVSEAIRDGVIFAATTEWEIRAAERIIRMTGVDMVRFSNSGTEATMHALRIARAYTGREKVIKFEGQYHGHHDYLLFSTAMALRQAMGSRRHPIPVVASSGIPRAIADLVITLPFNDFEAVERTVRAKWGDIAAIIVEPMLGNSAAIMPHPEFLPFLRRLCDEYGIVLIFDEVKTGFRIARGGAQEFFGVRADLVTYAKAMGNGFPIAAIGGRREIMMTIEPGAVAHAGTYNGNVVGTAAADATLEILETTDALERAAQAGKRLMKGISDILAEAGIPHVVSGHPNMFSFLLNFEGAPRDHRDTMRSDIELYSEIGLACYERGVMFEVDPREPWFTCAAHTPEVVDETLNRFADAVRAVLKGKRIGPVEVTSVGK is encoded by the coding sequence ATGCGCCACTGGCCGAAAACCCGAGAGCGTTTCCGTCGCGCCAAAGAGGTGATGCCATGGGGGGTCACCTCGAATTTCCGCTACTGGGGCGATGATCAGACCATCGTCGTCAGCCGCGGCGAAGGCCCCTACATCTATGACCTGGACGGCAACCGCTATATTGATTATCGCCTAGGCTACGGCCCGGTGATCCTGGGCCATGGCCACCCTGGGGTGGTGGAGCGGGTGAGCGAAGCGATCCGCGACGGCGTGATCTTCGCAGCCACCACCGAATGGGAGATCCGCGCGGCGGAGCGGATCATCCGCATGACCGGTGTGGATATGGTGCGCTTCTCGAATTCCGGGACGGAAGCCACCATGCACGCCCTGCGGATCGCCCGGGCTTACACGGGTCGGGAAAAGGTCATCAAGTTCGAGGGTCAGTATCACGGCCACCACGATTACCTGCTCTTCTCCACCGCCATGGCCCTCCGGCAGGCGATGGGCAGCCGTCGTCACCCCATTCCCGTAGTGGCCAGCTCCGGGATCCCGCGGGCGATCGCCGATCTGGTCATCACGCTCCCCTTCAACGATTTCGAGGCCGTCGAGCGGACGGTGAGGGCGAAGTGGGGAGATATCGCCGCGATCATCGTGGAGCCCATGCTGGGCAACAGCGCGGCGATCATGCCCCACCCGGAGTTTCTCCCCTTCCTGCGGCGCCTCTGCGATGAATACGGTATCGTCCTGATCTTCGATGAGGTCAAGACCGGTTTCCGCATCGCCCGGGGCGGGGCGCAGGAGTTCTTTGGCGTGCGGGCGGACCTGGTCACTTACGCCAAGGCGATGGGGAACGGCTTCCCCATCGCCGCCATCGGCGGCCGGCGGGAGATCATGATGACCATCGAGCCGGGTGCGGTCGCCCACGCCGGCACATATAACGGGAATGTCGTGGGCACCGCCGCCGCAGATGCGACCCTGGAGATCTTGGAGACGACGGATGCGCTGGAGCGGGCCGCCCAGGCGGGCAAGCGGCTGATGAAAGGGATCAGCGACATCCTCGCCGAAGCGGGCATCCCCCATGTGGTCTCCGGCCATCCGAACATGTTCAGCTTCCTGTTGAATTTCGAAGGGGCGCCGCGGGATCACCGGGATACCATGCGCAGCGATATCGAGCTGTATTCCGAGATCGGCCTGGCATGCTATGAGCGCGGCGTGATGTTTGAGGTGGATCCCCGGGAGCCGTGGTTCACATGCGCCGCACATACCCCGGAAGTGGTAGACGAGACGCTGAACCGCTTCGCCGACGCCGTGCGTGCGGTTCTCAAAGGCAAGCGCATCGGGCCGGTGGAGGTGACCTCGGTCGGAAAATAA
- a CDS encoding saccharopine dehydrogenase family protein: MRILALGGAGAVAREATRDLCQFGSLFREIVIADIDPEKAERLAREIGDPRLRVIPLDVRDEEALVRQIRGFDVVMNGLPFAYDVLVTRACVEAGVSGVDLAFDEAQFELDEQARSRDMVFIPGVGATPGTTNVMAAHGARHLDQVEAIEIAFAAFRCLAPSPGLLRTTLWEFNPEEPERAMVYWEDGAWRPAPPFSGEKRVRFHEQIGEQTVYYVPHDEARTLPRSFPGLRRAAVRGCFPPHVMRAMRTLYEMGALSSTPVPMEDRTYPAIELIARLLLALPASRSNPIWAYGLVVEVHGRKDGRPRTVRLHNRHPPQDVWGGEAAYYRNIGVPLSIAAQMIARGEITARGVVPPERAIPPERFFEELARRGIEIIEERE; the protein is encoded by the coding sequence ATGCGGATACTGGCCCTGGGTGGAGCGGGGGCGGTGGCCCGGGAGGCCACCCGGGATCTGTGTCAATTCGGCAGCCTCTTCCGTGAGATCGTGATCGCGGATATCGACCCCGAGAAGGCGGAGCGCCTCGCCCGCGAGATCGGAGACCCGCGCCTCCGGGTGATCCCCCTGGACGTCCGGGATGAAGAAGCCCTTGTCCGCCAGATCCGCGGTTTCGATGTGGTCATGAACGGCCTCCCCTTCGCTTACGACGTCCTGGTGACGCGCGCATGCGTGGAAGCCGGGGTCAGTGGAGTGGATCTCGCCTTCGATGAGGCGCAATTCGAGCTGGATGAGCAGGCCCGATCCAGGGATATGGTGTTCATCCCCGGTGTGGGCGCGACACCGGGGACCACGAACGTGATGGCCGCCCATGGGGCGCGCCATCTGGACCAGGTCGAGGCGATCGAGATCGCTTTCGCCGCGTTCCGGTGCCTGGCCCCTTCCCCGGGTCTGCTGCGCACCACCCTGTGGGAGTTCAACCCGGAGGAGCCGGAACGCGCGATGGTTTACTGGGAAGATGGGGCCTGGCGGCCGGCTCCGCCGTTCTCTGGAGAGAAGCGGGTTCGCTTCCACGAACAGATCGGGGAGCAAACGGTGTATTATGTGCCCCACGATGAGGCCCGAACCTTACCCCGCTCTTTTCCGGGCCTCCGCCGGGCGGCGGTTCGGGGATGCTTCCCGCCCCATGTGATGCGCGCGATGCGCACCCTGTATGAAATGGGAGCCCTCTCTTCCACCCCGGTTCCGATGGAGGACCGCACATATCCCGCCATTGAACTGATCGCCCGCCTTCTGCTGGCCCTCCCCGCCTCCCGGTCGAATCCGATCTGGGCCTATGGGCTCGTGGTGGAAGTCCATGGCCGAAAGGACGGACGTCCGCGCACCGTGAGGTTGCACAACCGCCATCCCCCCCAGGACGTGTGGGGTGGGGAGGCCGCTTATTACCGGAACATCGGTGTGCCCCTGAGCATTGCGGCCCAGATGATCGCCCGCGGCGAGATCACCGCCCGGGGCGTGGTGCCGCCGGAACGGGCGATCCCGCCCGAGCGATTCTTCGAGGAGCTGGCGCGAAGGGGCATTGAGATCATTGAGGAAAGGGAATGA